The DNA sequence gggaatttgaaggctctatgaaacccctcgctaggtttttatcaatgtattttctcagttcctccttttccctagctgacattgggtatatttttgccttaggaagctctgctcctgggactagctctatcttcacttcaactctccgcttcggtgggaaactgtctgcttccttctcatcaaatacgtccacaaaatcccgatactctgggggtaatttatctgccagttctgctatcctgatagagtcttcctccccccttttccccggctccctttccacttcctggctccctccttccaacttcatcctgaagatcatgctcttatcctcccagttgatttgcgggttggcctgccccagccatggcatgcctagtataacattatagctggctatttgtgatatcacaaatgacacctttccttcccaactccctatcttacactttacatcttcggcactgtacttagctaatgatcccgatgctgtggatccgtccaactgcgaaaaagctattggggattctaggttcgttctttcgcatcccaatccctcggctaattcaggggagatgatgttcctggaacatccacaatccacaaatgctttgcaggttgcttgtttgctgccactttccagctgaatggggaccactatcatggctttgtcctgacttaccaacccccccgagtggtgcctcatcggtggttcttcctcggcgcgtttccctgccacggctcttggtttgggcgggcctccgccttccccttttctctgccagcactcggcagccctgtggcccaaacggccgcacacgaagcagcccctcctgctggtgctcacgttccctgtcggctccgttctcctcccggctggggttgatccctccttccggctcccctctttcatctgcggccgctgctgtagccctcctcggtgcctcctcgcctgggccagcgatgtctcgacgcgccccgccagctgaatccatccgcgcagtgtgtcaggctcatcacgatgcaccgcccaggagaggatctcccgcctgagaccctctttgaagagttctatctttgttactgcagaccattccggcaccttttcggcgaggcattggaactcctccgcatactcagataccgacctctgcccctgggagacggtcttcaactcctccctcgcccggatctgctccagtggatctcggaaacgggtctccagggcccccataaagcgtcggagtgaccccagacatgggtcgcgccgcgcgtgtagttgaacgtaccagctggccgctcccctcttcaacactgcaccaatggcccgtacccggctggattccgttctaaaagtgtgggcattgtcctccatatagcccctcaccgtggtcaggaaaaaatccagttcagaggattctcccccaaactcgatccttagttcctctcgtctcggtaggggtccctgtggtggcaatccccaatcctccgcccgtcgcaagccccctcgcgggccagtgggccccgctgctgcttccctttgtcctgtgccacgcccggcattcgccaggggcaccagggtctcagttgggagcgtagccgggattctcggaggcttttccccttcgtcgtcactctcctccacccgcgtcaggctcgtttggatcttgggccgggcaccgggctcctttcgcatttcccttcccttcggtgctgggaggtctgcaaagccctggctgcttcccatgctcacgtcccacattgagctagcccggagttcccttcctcgctccggctccgccaaaaccgccaggcgctccatcgccctcgacatcactgccagggtggtctccatcgccgacatcctctcctccagaaccaccatcttttgcgggcctggggaaggtgaaccttcctctcctccggtgctatctccccgcaccactccgcgcctctgggttaccccatttggctgggcataagcggtggatgacgccagggccgccagctggtggaactcagcgtccgtctcgggagtggccctttccgaccttcctcctccggcgcccaagagctcttcatcctccacttgcatgttacacctcaccgctacagcgggatggtgtccgttttcttggcttagtgtcagctcaccacagccgctcctgaatgaacacacgagactctttgtggtatcaccaggaacttttactgtaggaaacatgaacatcagaaaagccaagaatgggaggctccggccaaccctcctttatataccctccccctcatttgaacagtctcttcccgctcagtaaaaccccgcgcaaattccccgccaagtccatcagccgtttctcctccgagtcctgggacgcaggtgtcttatcaatgtcagtgaccctgaaactcagagccacatccaggctctagtagcagggttctgacagagaACTATTGCATTTGCTTCCAAATTTCAGTAGTGGTACACTTTCTGGTGGCCCAAAGTGGTCTTCCAACCTCTATCTTGGTGTCTGTAACCTGGGTAAGCCAACAATCCTCATTTCCCCTCCGCAGTGTATTAACAATCGTGCTCGCAAGGCTGGCTACAACACCTCCCAGGACTTGCCCAACAGCGTGCTGGATTTTATCAAACTTCATCCACTCATGTATGAAGAAGTGAAACCTGTAGATGGGGCTCCTCTGTTGGTGAAGAAAAATGTGATCTACACTCAGGTTGCAGTAGACAGAGTCCGGGCCCTTGATGGGAAGGTGTATGACATGCTCTTCCTGGGAACAGGTAGGGTGTCTGGATTTCTCATCCACATGTTTCAGCAGATTGCAATCTCCCTTATCTGAAGCCTTTTGGAAATGTAGTCATAATGAAGAATGCAAATCTTCCAAACTTGTATAATTGGATCTCAGATTTTTAAATATGAGAAGCAGCTGAATTGGTCTATGATTCAAAAATCTCCCTTTTCCCATACTTAGGGGAAATTCTGACTGACAGTTAACACGTGAGCCTTACTACTCTTGAGCTGAAAACAGGCGGACCTAATAACAGATATGAGTGCTTGGTGTTTTCATGCTGTGCTGGCTGTATCCACCTCAGCAAACTCACATGCAGTTTTCCAGTCAAAGGGTGTTTTTCTCTGTTGCTTTCTGCCTCCAACATGCCTCAGGCAGGCTGTTCTCTGTTAAGTGATCAATTCCTCTCAAAAATAGAGTTTCTTAATGACAAGGAGCCCAATATCTATCCAGATTGGAAAATATATCTACTTGGGAATTTGCCCAATGGGGTTAATAAAATTCCTCTGTGTATCATTAAAAATCCCACTTTATGATAGTTTCTGAATTCTATTAGCTCCTTGCCAAAGTGCAGTTCAAATACTTGTGGTGATGGGAGTGGAGTGACTAATTTGGGTGGCCCAAGCTCTTCTGAGGTAGAAAGTGAAATGCTATCTACCCCATTTGCATCAATATCTGTATCACCTTTTATTGCCAGAGGTGCAGAAGGTCTTGAGTCTGAGTCATACTGGCCACAAAAAAAAATGTGTCTGGTGGATTTCAACACAGAATTGGCAATTCCAGGCTCATCGGAGTCTCCAGAGCCAAGTGCTGTGGAGGTGAAATCACCCAGGCAATCAAACAGTAGATTTGTAACTTACTCTGCTCCACTGCCTGAAGCAACTGCCTGATGTTGGAGTTTCTCTTTAACTAATTGTTGTTTCCACCTCAGAATGCCCTACTGCTCAGACTAAGCTGTATGCAATTCTGGAACTCCCCCACTTCTTGTAAATTTGAAATTGGGTGAATCATCTCACCTGCCAATCCAGGGTGCAACCTGATGTTTCATAGGGTTTGCAAAGGAGACCAGCATCCTGTTAGTGATATAGCAAGCACAAGTGCATCATAtgcctttttgttttttgcaaaatgtagatttttttctcttccatCTGCAATGATGAAGGTACCTAAGAACTCACTGTTTCACTGCAGAAACACCCTCTTAACAGTAGTTTAGAAACTGGTGGAGATTGGGTGGAatcagagaagcatctggctatgttCCCCTATTGTTTTGCATTTGGCTGTGGTGACATAGCAAGATGCTTCTCTGATTCCCACTCATCTCGCCACCAGCCCATCAATGGGCATAGACAGAGCTGTTGCAAAGAAATGTCCATGAGTCTTGTGATGCTGGGAGAGAAGATCCAGAATACTTCTACCTGCAGATGTTTTATgctttatatcaggcatgggcaaacttcggctgtccaggtgttttggatttggaagtttgcccatgcctgctttatactCAGTAATCTTGACCTTCATGTTTTTGGCAGGATTGAAATAAAATCTAATGTAATGTATGTAAGACAATGTTCTTTGTTGCCATTGTGACATTGAGTCTTTCTCCCCAGGTAACGGCAGGATACATAAGGCTGTAGTCCTTGGTTCCAAAGTCCACATCATAGAGGATATCCAGGTCTCCAGAGTTCCCCAGCCTGTGGAGACCCTCATCATTTCAAAAAAGCAGGTAGAGGTGGCATCAAATTGACCCACTTATACACAAATATCCTTGAATGCAATACTTGAAGCAGCCTTTCTTTTATTGGTAACCTCCAAATGAATTAAAACTCAGGCaccctaacacttcccaacaaagaattcacccaggcaggaatcagccaagctttgaaactgcagggcatttcaatgcgaatcaagatgattaattgaaacattcacacttgcctccaacatgcaagagttctttttcccaccctggactttccacagatatataaacctcacttgcctagtctccaatagacctcaacaacctctgaggatgcctgccatagatgtgggcgaaacattaggagagagtgcttctggaacatggccatacagccctgaaaactcacagcaacccaacaacaaaATCCTCACAACAGTGAATCTGTTACTGTCCGTTAGAGAATAAAGCCAGAAGAGTCTGGACTTCATCCTTAACCAATACCTGGCTTTTCTTTCTGAGACCTTCATGGACCAAAGTACCCAGATGTAGTCATGAGATGGAAATGTTCACCTTTCCTATTGGCCACTACAGTGGCAGAAAACTATCAGCATTAATAAACAGTCCAACAAGGTGTGGTTCTCCTTTTAACTTtgcttttgtatgtgtgtgtgtgtgtagatgggGACAAATCTAAGATATAATTTGGGAgttgttcttttttcctctcttgtGCACTCTGCTTCTTCTCATATCTGCTAATTGGGCAGACCTGGATAAAGCAGTGCCTTGAGGGTGATTATTTCGCCTTGCCCTTCACTAAACTGCTCCCACCCAGTATATTAACTCTCAGTTGTCTGAGGGCTTTCTGTCTGCTATGATTTTCTGTCCTACATTAAAGAACTAAATTTCCAGGTTTATATCATTACCATCCCAATCTCTGGATGGCCCCTCTCTGCccttctcctgacgtttcaagtTAGGATTACAACTCTTGGTTTTAGTTTACTTAACATATGCTGTAACCTCTAACAACTACCTGATaggctggagatcagctgtgtgtcaggtgatgcaatgggttaaacctttgtgctagcaggactgctaacaaaaaggtcggtggtttgaatccagggagcagggtgagctccctctctcagccctaactccccatgtggggacatgagagaagcctcccacaaggatggtaaaacatcaaaaatctgggtgtcccctgagcaatgtccttgcagatggccagttctctcacaccagaagcgacttgcagtttctcaagtcactccggacatgaaaaaaaaaagttgtatGTCTCTGACAGCAAACATTGAATTTCTCCATTCTCATTTGATTAAAAAAGTGTCCAGCCCTGTTTCTAGTTGAATTTCCAGTTCTTTTCTTGTGTGGCAAAAGTTTACAGTTCGCTTGGCCTGAGTTGTAACTTGTGTGAGGGGCAACAGGGAGAGACAGGGTTTTAAGAAAAATCTCCTCCAACTTGGTGGTTCCCAGGTATATTTATACTACAGTCCCCATCATCCTCATACTAGCATGTgtttataggagttgtaatctAACCCATTGGGAGAGATATTCTAGACTGAGAAAAGCTGCCTTAAGCTGTTTGTTGTGAAAGTTTGACCTGTGTGCTTTTCTTTGACCTGGGAGACTGTGAGGGTTGCCACCTTTCATACTGTCCCTGATCCCGTGGCTTGCGTCACCCATCAGAATGATCTGCAAGGTCTTAGTTGGTGGTGCTTTTTCTGCCTTGAAGATAAAAAAAGGTGGGGAATGCTTTACCTGGTAAATACCCATACTGCATATCAGGGTGCTTGTTAAAGGAAGGAATGCAGATGGAGGGCAGGGAGGCGCTGTTCCTGTTTTTGTGGCTGGTGTTCTTTCTCTTTCACTATAAACATCTCCCACACTCAACAAGGAATGCAGATCTGCCTCCAGCTGTTGTGACACATGGATCGCTTTTATGGAGAAAGCTCTGTAAACCAGGGGATGGGTAAAGAGGGGCAGGTTTGAAAACCGTTTTGCAGCCTTGggttgatggaagttgtagtccaacacatctggagggtgcCAGATAGGAGGAGGTTGCCCTGGGGTCATGCGGGATAAATAGATATATGGTGCATGGGCGGAGCACTCAGttacacagtgggttaaactactgagctgctgaacttgctaactgaaaggttggtggttcgaatcgggagagcagggggagctcccgttgttagccccagcttctgccaacctagcagttcaaaaacatgcaaatgtgagtagatcaataggtaaggtaacagctctccattcagtcatgctggccacatgaccttggaggtgtctacaggcaacgctggctctttggctgagaaatggagatgagcaccaacccccagagtcagacaggactagacttaatgtcaagggaaacctttacctttaccttacatgagCGATACCTGCATCTTGTTCTGTAATGCTGCTGCCCTCTACTGGAAAAACTAAGAACGCCATAATTAGACAGGCAACTACAAGACACACATGAACAGAGCTGTCAGTGTTTCCCTAAGAATCtttcctttatcccaggagctgcCTGGATGGGGCTGAAAAGTGAACAGACCCCTGCCTGTGATCTTGAAAAGGATGTAGCTTTTAATGTTTGTACAATGTGGCCCAGAGACAGCCCCACTTTTGTGGGACCCCAAAGCCCCCTGAATCctcccattttaaaataatttggtgTGATTTTCACTCCCAAATCACCCTAGATATGTGAAAATTATGCACTAACCACGCAACCCAGAATCTCCTATTATCACAGCCAAAAATGACAACCTTTGTGAATTTGGCTGTGATACTGCTGACATGGGATTTTCTGAATTTGTCTCTGAACATTAATATTCTTAGGTGTTCTGCCTTTAATTTGGATCTTGGAGCATTATGTTTCACATTGCCTTTTAACCCTAAACCATTAACCCATTCCCTGCTGTGCAGCTCAGTGCAGTGCGACCAGTTGGCTTCAATGCAGGAATGGGGAACATGGGACCCCCAGATGTTGGGCTACAGCACTCATAACTTTTGCCGAAAGTGCCAAATTTGAAGAGATCTTGCAGGGTGGTTATAGATGCTGGGTAGTAGCAAATCTGGCAGTATTATTTCCAGCACAAGCATAACGCTTGGTCAAAATTTCAGGTCCGTATCTTTGTTTGCATGGAAATGGTTGCAGTTTGGTCAAAATTTGTCGCAACACATTTTGATGCACACCTTGAGTCAACGTGTTTGactggattttgcatccataatgttaaaattaattttgttgGAATCAGCAGGGAAAAAACTGTACGTGATTTCAATTTACtagccattcttatacatttagTATCAATTTTATTAGACCCCCAAAATGGCATTTTGTTAAATGGTGTGTGCTCGCTGACTGACTGCCCTTCAGATAAAGATCAGCAACTTTTGTAGTTAGAGACCTCAAATTTTGGGAAACTTATTAGTACATCACACTAGAAgaaaatccacttaaaatctggtttctgcttcctgcagaattctggggtttgtagtttagtgaggctgttaaaggctcctccctaaactacaaaccataGAATTTTACAGGAAGCAGAAACCGaattttaagtggattttttttctctagtgtgatgaggcccccaGTTATACACCTGACCAGTGATACAgctaaaaattgaacaaaattggagAACATGATGTGGGAAGATTTAAACTGCTTGGCATGGAATGACTCATCATCTTTAAGTTAGCTGACCATGGCTGGATTGGAACAACAACTGGCAAGGCACATCTTCATCCTCTGATCTGTGGCGATGGTGCAAGTCCTGTATGCCAAGTACAATTTCTCCCTTTACTCTCTTTACAGCGGAGTCTGTACATAGGAACCCGGAGTGGAGTCCTGCAGTTGCCATTGTCTAACTGCAGAAGATATATTTCCTGCTTCGATTGTATCTTGGCCCGGGATCCTTACTGTGGCTGGGATGGCGAGAAGTGCCGAGAACTAGCTGAAACGCCGGAAAGGTACATTAAAAACAGTCTGAAGAACAAGGGACTGGAAGAGATTGAGTGTGTTCGGGGACCTTCCAACTCTTAGTGAAACTGGGGATCTATCATGATGCAACCTGATACATTATCACTGTGTTGAGCCCCATCTGACCTATGAGTTTTTTGAAATAATATGTTTGAGATGTATTTCTATGTCTCCCTTCTCCCCCACTCAGGCAAAAAGGGTCATAACTCCCTTGTGGCTTCCTTGGAATATCTGAGTGTCTCTTCATAGTCAGCTTTGATTTGATAGCTTGCATTAAAAATAAGCTGTACATAGTTGACAGCACTGAGAACTGTTTTCAAAAAATGAAATGGTTGCAGCTATCAAACCACTGGGAACAAGCATaataaaatacatgaaaatataAGGCAGCTGTCTACATTCCAAATGAACTCACAAAAGTCCAATAAAGACAGATTTAAATACAAGAGCTTAAATGTTCTTAAATGTCTGTGAAGCTTGTGATTTCTACCTTGGATGATGTGCAACTGCACCAAGTTTTGCTTAGAAGTGCTATTGGGCTCAAAATTCCCATCAGCTTCTTCCAGCATAACAATGGGGAAGGTTACTGGAGGCAGCAGTTCATCAGTATTTGGAAGGTCGCAGGTTCATAAGAGAATGAGCACTGAGACACATTTGTAAGAGTTTGCTTCTGCATgtattaataccaataatagatgTCATCGGATCTGTATTGTATGCTGCTGTTACATAAGACTTTCACAACTGCTCAAGGTTCTCCTTAATCTTGCTCAGGTCCAGGATGATCCAGGATGTGCTGCGTGGCAACATGGGCTGCTTGAATAACTCTTCCCAGGGTAAGGTTCCCATCGTTTCCCTTCCTTGGACATCAGATTATGAGCACATAGTAAATACTGCCCACTAAAACTATTAGGTAGAGCTGATATATTTCTTTGTATTGTGGActctttcttctttcaaaatTGCATTTCTTGAGTTGGAAAAGAGTAGAACAAGATAAAAATGTGAATTGTGGAACAGATAAGAGGTATATTTCCAGGGAGGAGTAGCCAAGGAAAAGGAAAATTGTACATTTGCAGAGCATGAGAGCCTGTGTCCACGCAAGCTCAGTTGTCTGAGATTTCTTCACATATTGCTCTCAGAGTCCCTAAATTTCCTCCAAGCAGGAAGAACAGGGCATTtattccgggctgtggcgcaggctggatagcaagccagctgcaacaaatcactctgaccaagaggtcatgagttcaaggccagcccgtgcctgtgtcttgtctctgtctctgttctatgttatggcattgaatgtttgcctttatgtgtgcaatgtgatccgccctgagtccccttcggggtgagaagggcagaatataaatgctgtaaataataaataatttcccctttttttaaaaaaggaaaaaaaactaatTATCTCAAGGTGGCACAATGTCTTAACAGTCTTCTCAAGCCCTTTCAAAGTCAAAACTGCCTCTTTCCAAAGCCTTGGTAAATTGCTTTCATAGAATACAAGTCCCAGAATTGATCATGCTGGCTGGCTGTAATCCAAAACAGCAACTTTCCCCAGCTATATTACTTCCTTATTATTCAGAGATGCTCTGTTCTCTCTCCTGACCTGCTGTTGTTAAGGTGTATATGGAAAACCTTGCCTGTTTTTGTGTGTTCTGCAGCCACACCTGTGCAGAAGAACCGGACAGTGCTGCGTGGAGATGATGTGCTTCTGCCTTGCGAGCAGACGTCCAACCTGGCACGGGCAATGTGGCTGGTGAATGGCACAGAAGTGCTGACTGAGGATGGGCAGGGCCACTTTCGCATGGGGGTGGATGGTCTGCTGCTGACAGGCACACAGCTTGAGTTCAGCGGGGAGTACCAATGCTATGCTGAGGAGAATGGGCTCCAGGCCTTAGTGGCTTCTTATGTCCTCTCTGTGCTGCCTGAGCAGCTAGTACCACAGCTGTCCCCCACGATGCCCCAGCAATCCTGGTATTCACCCAGCTCTGCTAATGGGGACGGAAAATTTATCTACATTGCAGTCATCACAGTGCTGGGGGGCTTGTGCTTTGTGTTGAGTGTAGTGCTCCTCTACGTTTCCTGCCTGCAGAAGCGAAAAGGTAAATACAGTCTCGGTGTCCCCCAGGCCTCCAGCGTGGAGCTGCAGACTGTCTCTTCTAACTGCATGGGCAAAGGCAGcccggaggaggaagaggaggatgaccTGGGCATCTTTCCTGATGGCTGCCTCCAGATCATCCCTGGGGAAGCCACTACGCTGTCTTCGCCGTCCAAGGAGGCACCCCCCGCGCcacccccgccccctcctccacTGCCTGCTGAATTCACCAACGGCATCCCTACCTTGCCCAACATGCTGCGTAAGATGAACGGCAACAGCTACATGCTCCTGAGGCAGAACGAGGAGCCGTGCACTTCACCGCTCTACAACTCCTTTACCGAGGAGCTGAGCAAGATCCTGGAGAAGCGGAAACACACACAGCTGGTAGAAAAGCTGGATGAGAGCTCTGTGTAGGGGAGGGTCCCAGGGAGCCCACTTTGATGAACTGACCCTTCAAAGCCCTCTGTGATTCCCGCTCCCCCTTCCAAAAGAACCAGTGTTACGACTCAGCAACTACCTCCGGAGCGGCCCTCCGGAGCCGCCACAGACTCCGCTctcattttgttctgttttgtttttggttgttGTCTTTTTGTTGCCgttgattgttttgttttccaattgctgtacaaagaaagaaagaaatctattTAAATgggaattatatttatatataaaacaataatcgATAAACAGGAGCCACAGCGATCTGTTGGGTTTGTTGGGAGGACTCTACCGTGCCTCTTGGAGCATGCCTGAATGCAAAATTGGTTTGGATGGAGAATCAAACTGGGTGGCGGGGGAGAGAGAGTTCTGTCGACAGGTTTTCCAGC is a window from the Anolis carolinensis isolate JA03-04 chromosome 3, rAnoCar3.1.pri, whole genome shotgun sequence genome containing:
- the LOC134297789 gene encoding uncharacterized protein LOC134297789, coding for MFMFPTVKVPGDTTKSLVCSFRSGCGELTLSQENGHHPAVAVRCNMQVEDEELLGAGGGRSERATPETDAEFHQLAALASSTAYAQPNGVTQRRGVVRGDSTGGEEGSPSPGPQKMVVLEERMSAMETTLAVMSRAMERLAVLAEPERGRELRASSMWDVSMGSSQGFADLPAPKGREMRKEPGARPKIQTSLTRVEESDDEGEKPPRIPATLPTETLVPLANAGRGTGQREAAAGPTGPRGGLRRAEDWGLPPQGPLPRREELRIEFGGESSELDFFLTTVRGYMEDNAHTFRTESSRVRAIGAVLKRGAASWYVQLHARRDPCLGSLRRFMGALETRFRDPLEQIRAREELKTVSQGQRSVSEYAEEFQCLAEKVPEWSAVTKIELFKEGLRREILSWAVHRDEPDTLRGWIQLAGRVETSLAQARRHRGGLQQRPQMKEGSRKEGSTPAGRRTEPTGNVSTSRRGCFVCGRLGHRAAECWQRKGEGGGPPKPRAVAGKRAEEEPPMRHHSGGLDEGEEDAMSEPCY
- the sema4g gene encoding semaphorin-4G isoform X2, producing MRRNVPIYLVALSVVAVMGYPSKGAAMDLDATPRMTVVYNDLTSARHFSSNAQNYTTLLLEDEKGILYVGARGAIFSLNSTNIADGSHHIIDWKVSPERRAECLKKGKNNKTECYNHVRLLQRLNATHLYACGTFAFHPLCTYIDTNKFTLPTHFEEGKEKCPYDPAHGYTGLIVDGSLYTATRYEFRSLPDIRRNRQQRILKTEESPLHWLNDADFVASVLVRESMGSYLGDDDKIYYFFTERAGEESASIFDKTQVPRVARVARVCKNDIGGKKILQRKWTSFMKARLACYIPYYEILKDVYSLNNGDWRSTVFYAAFSLSAQWRSMEVSAICRYNISEVRTAFQGTYMEYQDSSRKWSQYNGEVPAPRPGACINNRARKAGYNTSQDLPNSVLDFIKLHPLMYEEVKPVDGAPLLVKKNVIYTQVAVDRVRALDGKVYDMLFLGTGNGRIHKAVVLGSKVHIIEDIQVSRVPQPVETLIISKKQRSLYIGTRSGVLQLPLSNCRRYISCFDCILARDPYCGWDGEKCRELAETPERSRMIQDVLRGNMGCLNNSSQATPVQKNRTVLRGDDVLLPCEQTSNLARAMWLVNGTEVLTEDGQGHFRMGVDGLLLTGTQLEFSGEYQCYAEENGLQALVASYVLSVLPEQLVPQLSPTMPQQSWYSPSSANGDGKFIYIAVITVLGGLCFVLSVVLLYVSCLQKRKGKYSLGVPQASSVELQTVSSNCMGKGSPEEEEEDDLGIFPDGCLQIIPGEATTLSSPSKEAPPAPPPPPPPLPAEFTNGIPTLPNMLRKMNGNSYMLLRQNEEPCTSPLYNSFTEELSKILEKRKHTQLVEKLDESSV
- the sema4g gene encoding semaphorin-4G isoform X1; translated protein: MRRNVPIYLVALSVVAVMGYPSKGAAMDLDATPRMTVVYNDLTSARHFSSNAQNYTTLLLEDEKGILYVGARGAIFSLNSTNIADGSHHIIDWKVSPERRAECLKKGKNNKTECYNHVRLLQRLNATHLYACGTFAFHPLCTYIDTNKFTLPTHFEEGKEKCPYDPAHGYTGLIVDGSLYTATRYEFRSLPDIRRNRQQRILKTEESPLHWLNADADFVASVLVRESMGSYLGDDDKIYYFFTERAGEESASIFDKTQVPRVARVARVCKNDIGGKKILQRKWTSFMKARLACYIPYYEILKDVYSLNNGDWRSTVFYAAFSLSAQWRSMEVSAICRYNISEVRTAFQGTYMEYQDSSRKWSQYNGEVPAPRPGACINNRARKAGYNTSQDLPNSVLDFIKLHPLMYEEVKPVDGAPLLVKKNVIYTQVAVDRVRALDGKVYDMLFLGTGNGRIHKAVVLGSKVHIIEDIQVSRVPQPVETLIISKKQRSLYIGTRSGVLQLPLSNCRRYISCFDCILARDPYCGWDGEKCRELAETPERSRMIQDVLRGNMGCLNNSSQATPVQKNRTVLRGDDVLLPCEQTSNLARAMWLVNGTEVLTEDGQGHFRMGVDGLLLTGTQLEFSGEYQCYAEENGLQALVASYVLSVLPEQLVPQLSPTMPQQSWYSPSSANGDGKFIYIAVITVLGGLCFVLSVVLLYVSCLQKRKGKYSLGVPQASSVELQTVSSNCMGKGSPEEEEEDDLGIFPDGCLQIIPGEATTLSSPSKEAPPAPPPPPPPLPAEFTNGIPTLPNMLRKMNGNSYMLLRQNEEPCTSPLYNSFTEELSKILEKRKHTQLVEKLDESSV